The sequence AGGTCGGCGGCCCTTGCGAACTCTGCGGCGGCCTCGTCGCCTCGGCCGAGGCGGGCCAGTAACTCGCCGCGAACACTCGGCAGCAGATAGGACCCGTCGAGCCCGGTCAGCCCGTCGACGATGTCGAGTGCCGCTTGTGGCCCTGACGTCATGGCGACCGCGACGGCCCGGTTCAGCGCGACCACCGGCGACGGCGAGATCTGGAGGAGCCCGTCGTACAACGTGACGATCCGCTTCCAGTCGGTGTCGGTGGCCGTCGGTGCGGTGGCATGGCACTCGGCCAGCGCAGCCTGCAGCGCATACGGCCCCCAGCCCGAGCCGCGCTTGTCGACGGCGTCCGCGGCGCGCTGCAGGGCGGCGACCCCGCGGCCGATCTGCGCGCGGTCCCACTTGGTTCGGTTCTGGTCCTCGAGCAGGATCGGGGAGCCGTCGGCGTCGGTGCGCGCCGCGAATCGCGAAGACTGGAGCTCCATCAGCGACACCAGCCCGTGCACTTCGGGCTCCTCGGGCACCAGCGCGGCGAGCACTCGGCCCAGCCGCAGCGCCTCCGTGCAGAGTTCGTCACGGACCCACCGCCTGCCGAACGACGCCGAGTAGCCCTCGTTGTAGATCAGATAAATCACCGAAAGCACTGCTGAGAGACGTTGCGGATACTCCGAGCGGTCCGGCACCTCGAAGGGCACCTTCGCGGCGGCCAGCGTCTTCTTCGCCCTGGTGATTCGAGCCGCGACCGTCGGCGTCGAGGTGAGAAACGCCCTGGCGATCTCGTCTGTCGTAAGGCCGCCCACCACGCGAAGCGTCAGCGCGATCTGTCCTTCGCGGGGCAGCACCGGATGCGACGAGATGAAGACCAGCCGAAGCACGTCGTCGTCGATGCGG is a genomic window of Mycobacterium sp. ITM-2016-00318 containing:
- a CDS encoding RNA polymerase sigma factor produces the protein MEAAKIVATLTRAVGDVGLAEDLAQEALVDALTQWPDTGVPRNAAAWLTTVAKRKAIDFWRRKENLDAKYATLARELETQIDEPAWDPDRIDDDVLRLVFISSHPVLPREGQIALTLRVVGGLTTDEIARAFLTSTPTVAARITRAKKTLAAAKVPFEVPDRSEYPQRLSAVLSVIYLIYNEGYSASFGRRWVRDELCTEALRLGRVLAALVPEEPEVHGLVSLMELQSSRFAARTDADGSPILLEDQNRTKWDRAQIGRGVAALQRAADAVDKRGSGWGPYALQAALAECHATAPTATDTDWKRIVTLYDGLLQISPSPVVALNRAVAVAMTSGPQAALDIVDGLTGLDGSYLLPSVRGELLARLGRGDEAAAEFARAADLTDNERERDVLTSKAIRSTSG